The Henckelia pumila isolate YLH828 chromosome 2, ASM3356847v2, whole genome shotgun sequence genome includes a window with the following:
- the LOC140885035 gene encoding uncharacterized protein, translating to MSGGEFYSRPKLDSRIDQVKDLIEGCIKRYINKSECKHDLELKNGIDPNLTEIIWNEIEKQNEEFFRTYYVRLIVMEQIRKFNQLLERQLEWMPRITASGVLPAHMNTHDPSLDLNIGQQESKLAEDMQKFHNFGSSILPSLHGFIDAPLCDRQNIEMYSSLVDAPKNIEPSRTVNLQQFGSSTSLQPLTPRLMGGYVPYLAPQNIELYDDAGPSSNTGHLQENVCMSRYDPKFGSCQYSGGSGIRDATMTRTEMRVMSREAGNLGLNPNPYGCFVELAALMGDASIGTSSSAATNPTNLIE from the exons ATGTCAGGTGGAGAATTCTACAGCCGTCCCAAATTGGATTCAAGGATCGACCAA GTGAAAGATCTTATAGAGGGGTGTATCAAGCGCTACATAAACAAATCGGAGTGCAAGCATGATCTCGAGCTAAAAAATGGGATCGATCCGAACTTAACCGAAATAA TTTGGAACGAGATTGAAAAGCAAAACGAAGAATTCTTCCGAACTTATTATGTTAGATTGATAGTGATGGAACAGATACGGAAATTCAACCAGTTGCTTGAACGTCAGTTGGAGTGGATGCCAAGGATTACAGCATCTGGAGTTCTTCCAGCTCACATGAACACACATGATCCATCTCTTGATTTAAATATTG GGCAGCAGGAATCGAAATTAGCTGAGGATATGCAGAAATTTCACAACTTTGGGTCGTCGATCCTGCCTTCTCTACATGGATTTATCGACGCTCCGTTATGTGATAGACAAAATATTGAAATGTATTCTTCACTAGTCGATGCTCCAAAAAACATAGAACCTTCTAGAACAGTGAATTTACAGCAGTTTGGATCATCAACGTCCCTGCAGCCACTGACTCCGAGATTAATGGGTGGTTATGTTCCTTACCTTGCTCCACAGAACATAGAACTTTACGATGATGCTGGACCGTCGTCAAACACAGGGCACTTGCAAGAAAATGTTTGTATGTCCCGTTATGATCCAAAATTTGGAAGTTGTCAATACTCAGGTGGTTCCGGAATCCGAGATGCGACGATGACTCGAACTGAGATGAGGGTTATGAGTAGAGAAGCTGGTAATTTGGGTTTGAATCCAAATCCATACGGTTGTTTTGTGGAGTTGGCTGCTCTAATGGGTGATGCATCCATCGGTACTTCAAGCAGTGCTGCGACCAATCCAACAAATCTAATTGAATGA
- the LOC140882851 gene encoding uncharacterized protein — MEGSGAGQQNSSVSKPPKFAVYQNPALSAALTSNSLRPSAFTFIFILSVFSASAFAILFLSRENLFITTFGLGYVSHDVARLSSKVILTTASCFFCGALLAFVKAISQWRARNCVDVMAFSPGKGTKELTRLTSRQLGLLGFRPKDEPLTKEFSNKLPKNKTSPPSPSNVLVPLRQPITGSNQSLRTSGGKSRTGGGMINSFTTPPKSPVSPTMYLVPTTSARSPTSLQSPSLQTSPGSDQFLSTPWSNKRHAFHKEISTEEDLEIFLADVGKKIFETATTLATPSPSATGLGVASPNTIASSVNTSGTTRSTPLRPVRMSPASKKFTTPPKKGEGNLPPPMSIEETIQSLEDLGIYPQIELWRDHLRQWFSAFLLNPLLSKVETCHLKVMEAAAKLGMAITISQIGSDAPVIATRPTISPIERTTEWEPSYAIDEDGLLHQLRATLVQVLDASMSKSSLTTFQQSPQHSTLIPVLREGIDAIDEHQRLHALMKGEWGKGLLPQSSIQAHYTVQRVRELADGTCVKNYEYRGNREIYDKVPSDSHLLLYLFCAFLEHPSWMLHVDSTAYAGAHSSKNPLFLGVLPPKERFPEKYIAVISGVPSVLHPGACILAVGKQNTPGFAVYWNKKPQFSLQGRTALWDSILLLCHEINIGYDGIVRGTHLGSSALGILPVFDQDTRE, encoded by the exons ATGGAGGGGAGCGGAGCAGGGCAGCAGAACTCCAGTGTATCGAAGCCCCCGAAATTCGCTGTGTACCAGAACCCGGCCCTCTCCGCCGCCCTCACTTCCAACAGCCTCCGTCCCTCCGCCTTCACTTTCATCTTCATCCTCTCCGTCTTTTCTGCTTCTGCATTTGCTATCCTCTTCCTGTCAAG GGAAAACCTGTTCATCACCACTTTTGGACTTGGATATGTTTCTCATGATGTTGCTC GTCTGAGTTCCAAGGTGATACTAACAACTGCAAGTTGCTTTTTTTGTGGAGCTTTACTTGCTTTTGTGAAAGCCATCTCACAATGGCGAGCAAGGAATTGTGTAGATGTAATGGCCTTTTCTCCGGGCAAAGGAACAAAGGAGCTAACGCGTCTTACCAGCCGACAACTGGGACTTCTAGGTTTTAGACCCAAGGATGAACCATTgaccaaagaattttcaaataaacttcctAAAAATAAAACTAGTCCGCCTTCTCCGTCAAATGTTCTTGTGCCACTTCGTCAGCCAATTACTGGCTCAAATCAATCATTGAGAACAAGTGGTGGCAAGTCAAGAACTGGTGGTGGCATGATAAATTCCTTCACCACACCACCCAAATCACCAGTGTCTCCCACTATGTATCTTGTACCCACAACCTCTGCACGATCACCAACCTCTTTGCAATCACCATCCCTGCAGACTTCACCAGGTTCTGATCAGTTTCTTTCCACTCCTTGGTCCAACAAGAGACATGCTTTTCATAAAGAGATAAGCACAGAAGAAGACCTTGAAATATTTTTGGCTGATGTGGGGaagaaaatatttgaaacaGCAACTACATTGGCAACCCCATCACCCAGTGCAACCGGATTGGGTGTGGCCAGTCCTAACACAATTGCCAGTTCAGTTAAtacatctggcacaacaagaAGTACCCCATTGAGGCCTGTCAGGATGTCCCCTGCTTCCAAGAAATTCACCACTCCCCCAAAGAAAGGTGAGGGAAATCTCCCCCCTCCTATGTCTATCGAAGAGACAATACAATCTCTTGAGGACCTGGGTATTTATCCACAGATTGAGTTGTGGCGTGATCATCTCAGGCAGTGGTTTTCTGCTTTTTTGCTTAATCCTCTTCTTAGCAAAGTCGAGACCTGTCATTTAAAG GTAATGGAAGCTGCTGCCAAACTTGGTATGGCGATTACAATCAGTCAAATCGGAAGTGATGCGCCAGTCATTGCTACTCGTCCTACCATATCCCCAATTGAGCGGACTACGGAATGGGAACCGTCTTATGCGATTGATGAAGACGGGCTTCTTCACCAGCTACGTGCTACACTTGTTCAAGTTCTCGATGCTAGCATGT CTAAGTCTTCTCTAACCACTTTCCAGCAGTCTCCTCAACACAGCACCTTAATCCCTGTTTTGCGCGAGGGTATTGATGCCATTGATGAACATCAAAGACTTCATGCCTTGATGAAAGGAGAATGGGGTAAAGGTTTACTTCCGCAAAGCAGTATCCAAGCACATTATACTGTGCAAAGGGTTCGTG AGCTTGCTGATGGAACTTGTGTAAAGAACTATGAGTATCGGGGAAATAGAGAGATTTATGACAAAGTTCCCAGCGACTCTCATTTGCTTCTTTATCTATTTTGTGCTTTTCTGGAACACCCCAGTTGGATGCTGCATGTTGATTCTACAGCTTATGCTGGGGCCCACTCAAGCAAGAATCCGTTGTTTTTGGGTGTTCTTCCACCTAAAGAACGGTTTCCGGAGAAATACATAGCTGTTATATCTGGTGTTCCTTCTGTTCTGCATCCCGGTGCTTGTATTTTGGCTGTTGGGAAGCAAAATACGCCAGGTTTTGCTGTGTACTGGAACAAAAAGCCTCAGTTCTCTCTCCAG GGAAGAACAGCTTTATGGGACTCCATCTTGCTCTTGTGCCATGAAATTAATATAGGTTACGATGGCATCGTGAGAGGCACACACCTTGGTTCATCAGCCTTGGGCATTCTTCCGGTTTTTGACCAAGACACCAGGGAATAA